The nucleotide sequence TGCCTCTTTTGACCGAGAGGAGTACTGGCGAGTGGAAATCAATGGGCCAAGTGCCGGTCAAGGGGATGTGGGCTTTACCGTAGCCACCACTTCGGGGGCTGTTGAGAGTCTTGGGGGAACCACCCGCATCGATAATGGGTTATGGCATCATATCGTCACGGTTTTCGATAATGGCGTGTTGAGTCTTTACATCGATGGAGTTTTAAACAATTCCAAAACGGTTGCCGGCACGACCTTTGGAACAGGCTCCACGCGCTATGGGTTTATCGGGGTGGGGTCTGAGGCAGATGTCTATGATGGAAGCAAAAGCCCGACTGATTATTTCAATGGCAGTCTTGACGACTTCCGGATCTATAACATGGGGCTGACTCAGACCGAAGTGCAAGCCCTTTATGATCAGAAACTAGCCGATGGGCTGGATGCTGATGAAGACGGTCTGGATGACCTATGGGAGTATCAATACTTGCTGGATCTCAGTCAGGGGCCTGCTGATGACTATGATTTGGATGGGTTGAATAACCTCAAT is from Verrucomicrobiota bacterium and encodes:
- a CDS encoding LamG domain-containing protein, with product MMRTKRERGLSLTTCLLLLALTIFVAPTSAQVLQYEFEEGTGLTTSDLTGNGHTGHLMGGAAFSFGKHPSSGGLLFDGSNDYVAISNLFYQGTNYATFSVSFWLKTTDKSNQVIASFDREEYWRVEINGPSAGQGDVGFTVATTSGAVESLGGTTRIDNGLWHHIVTVFDNGVLSLYIDGVLNNSKTVAGTTFGTGSTRYGFIGVGSEADVYDGSKSPTDYFNGSLDDFRIYNMGLTQTEVQALYDQKLADGLDADEDGLDDLWEYQYLLDLSQGPADDYDLDGLNNLN